In Episyrphus balteatus chromosome 4, idEpiBalt1.1, whole genome shotgun sequence, the sequence tttggcttatatttaaatgcttttgtataaaaaatttcgttgaaatacaataagcagttctgcagaaaatccgatttgaaaaaagcggtcctatggcaggtaccgttaataatgattttcaaaaaatgttttttcttctaaagacagactttgtttaaaaactaacatttgaaaaaattattgaagtgtcaaagaaaaagaaacttgaAGCTTATAGtaatttcgattggcagtccggaatcgttctgaaagcgttttattcgcacaaaactgacagttttgtatgaataaaattttttcagaatgattccggacgcttccggactgccaatcgaaaacgccattaatttttaataaatgtttttttttttgtatttaaactaatttttttatatttgtttaaatgCTTACTTCAGTTGCTATGGTAAACACTTAAATTCGTGTGTTCTTTGAAGAGTTTCAAAAGTGGAGTTAAAAATGCTCCTTTGAAGCACGGATGTACGAGCATTTGTTAATTTGTACATACCCTATTATAGATCCGTCCCTGAGTTCATAATCTTTTCTCTAATGCTTATCCGTATAATTGACTTGTCATTATTAGAAATCTTGTGATAACCATTTTGATATTAATTGAGATTGCATGCATTTCATAAACGCCCACAAAATATTCcactttatatttttaattaatggtTTATTAAAAAGCTGGATTTGGTGACGATGTTTGTTAGTCTAGGTATTACCTCAATTACTAaccgatttttattaaaaactatttgAGGATTATACATAATAAGTGATTACCTAAAGGGGTTGTTTATTTAACaacgaaaaaataaacatttcacATATTTAAGCCACAAACACAATGGCCTCTACAgctaattaaaatttgttgtaagTTTCGAATTCGagacaataaacaaaattaaaattctaaataagaTCTCTGCATCAGCTAACATTTTAAATCGTAACTAAGTATGTCATAATGagtcaaattttctcaagtgggccacctaaaaacgacttctcgaatttgatagttttttttgcatatattggaagatttatatgttaaaaataatattccaaagtttttttgaaaaatttcaattttgttaaaagttataaacaaatgaaatttttcaggtctttttgttaaaatggctATATCTCGGtaatgaaatgataaaaataaataaaacttggtACACATATTGCCAATTGTACACACaacaatttacttaaaaaaaattttcaaaaaaaataaattatttataaataattgattttgttataaacaattgcattttttactaacttctggagtatgtaggaaaactatttttcttatattcgatttgaaattttataagctttcattatctgaaagaaaattttagtgcaattcataagaaaaaaaggtaTGCATGTTTAAACTTTGccgcatatttatttttaatagcacTGGTCAAcataattgaactttttttttgccacaagaaccaaaatatacttttttagaggtttttggggtgctgaactcgaatccgaagtcagaaaaatttgactggcctccgtttttgaaatattaccgttataaaaagcaaaaaagcgtaattttggctgttttcgaggttatgtttttatgtatgataattcattacaaacaaatttgttcaCCGTGTCTATGAGAACAtattttattcttccaaaaactgtttaaatcttttcaatatctcttttattggccgagatatcttaagtttcagtcaATAAGCCAAAGACAAACTTAACttaatcttaagtttaagttaaTGGTCACAAAATATTTGCCAAAAGatccaaaatatacttttctgaaggtttaaAGACTGgtaaactcgaatccgaagtcagaaatattctattagccttcgtttttttgtaatatattcgtagctgttataaaaaaaagctttttttgcatttgataaggtaatatttcaagaacggaggctcaTAGATTTTTTTGGACCTCGTATTCAAATTCAGGACCCCAAAAATCTCTAGGAAAGTATATCttagttcttgtggcaaaaaaaaaagataaattttgctGACCAGTGCTTGTTTTGAGCTAAAGacttacttaattaaaaatatctcggcaaataaaagatttaaacagtttctggaagaataaaaatatgttctcATAGACAcggtaaacaaatttgtttgtaatgaattatcatacataaaaacataacctcgaaaacagccaaaattacgcttttttgctttttataacggtaatatttcaaaaacggaggccaatcaaatttttctgacttcggattcgagttcagcaccccaaaaacctctaaaaaagtatattttggttcttgtggtaaaaaaaaagttcaattatgTTGACCAgtgctattaaaaataaatatgcggCAAAGTTTAAACatgcataactttttttcttatgaattgcaccaaaattttctttcagataatgaaagcttataaaatttcaaatcgaatataagaaaaatagttttcctacatactccagaagttagtaaaaaatgcaattgtttataacaaaatcaattatttataaataatttattttttttgaaaaaattttttaagtaaattgttGTGTGTACAATTGGCAATATGTGTaccaagttttatttatttttatcatttcattaCCGAGATATagccattttaacaaaaagacctgaaaaatttcatttgtttataacttttaacaaaattgaaatttttcaaaaaaactttggaatattatttttaacatataaatcttccaatatatgcaaaaaaaactatcaaattcgagaagtcggttttaggtggcccacttgagaaaatttgactCAATAGCAAAAGGGATATACGATACAacacaatataaaataaaagacaGAAAAACCCGATCGATCTGATCTTTACGATGAGTACGTAACACCTTGGTCACTTTGGAATGTACAATTAGGCCTGAGTTTATTCAATGGCCAATCTCTATCAACATAAAAATTGAGAAATCTGTCGAAACcatacaattaaaaatttttcgttttaaatGGCGAATTTAAATACCCACATAAAATTGAGAGTGCATAAATTctaatttagctttttttgagTCCGAAACACGTCGGATATTGTATAATACATATATTACATTTACAATTTCATGACCTACCAGAAATAACATCCATCGTGTATCTATTGACTGCCTGATACAATTCAAAAGATTCCAGCCTCATTAGATTTTTCAATACATCGCACAAAATTCTGCTTTGTCtttcaaaaacttcaaaataatcTTCAAGAATAGTAAAGTGAAACGCTGGAGTAATTGCCTTTCTACGCGAGTACCACTTTTttcctgaaaaataaaaatattctttcttTTATTCACAACCGAAATTTCACTACACATTCAAAAATAATCACCTTCGCTAACAAGTAGTCCTTCATTCAACCAAGGCTTCATTAAGTCATAAAGTAAAgacttatttataaatttactgCCACTCATAATAACTTTTAAATCCTCAGTGTCATGAAAAAAGATGTTCAAATCTTTACCGATCCACACGCGATAGGTTGAACcatatttcttcaaaaactcACCAAGGAGTCTAAGATTGTCCTCCACGGGAGTGTTAATAAAATAATGTGCGTTGCCAAGTAATGGCAAAGTCGGTGGCCCCGGAAAACGATTGCCaaacttatttaatttggaatatttaaattgaaaaataatatacccgaaaaaaataattccaagagggaaaataataaataacattttcGCGATATGATGTGTTTAGTTCTGACAAACGATAACAAATGATAACCCAATGAATGCAATCAAAGTGGCTAGAATGCAAGCGAAATGTTGTTTTCCTTGGACTCCGGTCGTCTGTGACTTTCTTACATGGAGTTGAACATTTTACTATCTCAATCGCAATTTTAAGCAACAATGTTTATTATTCATTCACGAGGTTTGCCGGTATAAAGTTGCAATATAATAAAGTGCATGTATAATTGTATTGGAACATTAATCATTTATAGAAGGTACAAGTtttgtattcttaaaaaaaaaaaaaaataagtaggtacataCTCTTAAATGGCAAATCAGCATAAAATCATCGTTTTTGTTTATTCCACTGGAGGATTGTTAAAGTTAAGtcaataaaataagtaaaatataaagacaacctataaaatcTAAAGGGTGTTCATATTTGTTCCATAACAGTTTCTTAACTACTTATCATTATTTGACAAATTAGATAACGTAAGAAGCATCTTGCCAAAGATCATATATCTAGTATATGATCTTTGATCTTGCTTTTCCCCTTGTTATAAGCTGTATAcagtttaatttattaaatttggcGCCCTCTAGAGCCAAATATCCTTTATCATTTGGTTATAAccgcaaaaataatttaaataaaaagaaagttcaaaaacaaaaccCTGACTAAGCTCTTAAAAGTACGAAACTAGAAAATCTTCTAATCTGATATTAATATTATGCATATTATATTGTAATTTGATATTCATCGTTATATATCCCTTTGAACCTAACGAAACAATACATTCTAATAGCCTGtttcaaatgcaaatgcaatAATTTCCATACCTATacaattttcgataatttgcaACACATTTCCAcgaaatgagtttgaaaaatgaTTTAACCGAAACGAAGAGACAATGAGGAATTGGGTTACTAGGACAttggatatacatacatacgtaCACACGTATTAGCTCATTTCGTGCAAATTAggtcattttatttcattttcaaatttaaaatttgtatgggttTCTTATTCATTTGTTCTAGTCGAAATAAGCTGTCTATCGGAGGAAAATCGCATAACAATTTCAGATAAGaatatatcacaacaaaaacattactgttaaaaaaaaacagccaagttctcctatgttaaaattatgcaagcacaaaaagtactgaaatgtaaaagtgcaCCATGTTCTAAAgcttggttttaaatttgtatcaattaaattttgactgTTTACTTTACAATTTCTCTTTTATTtcccgatttttaaagctatttgaaaaattgccaagttaaagccaagctttagaacatggtgcacttttacatttcagtacctactttttgtgcttgcataattttaacataggagaacttggctgttttttttaacagtaatgtttttgttatgaattcactactttttgcaaggtattatTTTAGCACATTTCTCaagttttcgttatttttaaaGCAGTTAGGTGATAGTAGTAGGTACcagtcttttttatttttcgaatatGCAAGGATGGGGACCACGCCCTCTGCTTAGagaatgtctatttttttttatatttattttgcataAGATTCTACCAAGCCATAAAATTCTATCAgaagtttgataaaaaattaatgcaaaaatggACGGTGCCCCCTACATAAATtctcgaattttaaatttttttctttgtataacttaccagctctaccattctaccaagtttcaagattctgcgacaatcagaagtgctctaaaatatttgatgaaaattcagcccctggctaaaattctcaatttttaagttttttcttttgtataaactaccagctctaccattctaccaagtttcaagattctgcggtaatcagaagtgctctaaaatatttgatgaaaattcagcgaaaattAGCGGTTActacgccccctgaattgaaaatatcaaattttcgattttttcctttgtatacaccacaaggcCCATCATCGTGCCAAATTTTAGGTTTCTGcaatagcgggaagttctccatataTTTGACGATCTGTCAATGAGTCAAtaaatcagtgagtcagttacggtttttgagatttttgaagccctatatctcagaaactactcatcgtaagtagctgaaattttgtgaggagtttggtttttaccAGCTTAACAAATGAtatggaagttagagggggggtccaaaatggcctgagttgtttcctgtaaataagggtgtagtgccaaagttgctagggaacttggctgggcactaccatACCGGCCCTTTTATTCTTGtttcgtacttttttttaatgaatttagaaGAAGTATGGTTTTAGTTTTTCATCGTATTATTTAAATCTCGAAAAAAAGTGCTATGACTTTTAAAACGACTAAGTTGTGGGTGCACTGCTTCTAAGTCGGTTCTATAAGTTTAGAAGCTAGATGTACGTTTTATtaccatttattttttctgttttggtaTGGAACTTGTTTCTTTActcgtaattaaaaaaaaaaacattttcccaATAGTAaataattctctaaaaaaagttatacataAGTTCAATacatcaaaattttgttttttttgcgagatatattgaaaaaaccaaaaaggtggcttttgcacccctatcatCAATTCctaccctctcatttaatataACTCCGCTTAGggtggtccaaaaaaattgtattcgaTATTTGGTCACCCGCTAAATTTGTTCGACTTATCTATAACATTAGCGTTGTGTAATTTCAATTCGCTATCTTAAGTGGAAGAGGGTGCTGAAAACAGTTCAATGTTTACTTGTTTAGGTTTTGTAagtaatcttgatttttttttcatttttttttaaataaaatattttatttactttatttagttttatttgtctttttaaaacatattaaataattttttttcgaaacaaatGTGAGAAATACTTAATAATAGTAATTAATAGGCCCaaagtacaaataaaaaatatatgccCCAACTGTTGACGTAATTTAATTGGAAGAAGCTCCATTATTTCGATTATTTTTTCAGAGTAAGTacctacaacaaaaacaactttcaaGCAATATCGATCAGCACCCCCTTCCCCTTCTATATAGATAGGAGGCTGAAAATTCAACAGTATGATACCAATAGGATGTGGATGTGAAACCtaaccactttttgaaaattttatttttcccgaAAAATCGTGGACAACCTTAATCCGctgtttttttaatcttttatatCCTATTCCTGCATAAAAACGCTTGAACGTCTTAGTTCTTTATTGCTATGTTTTTTAAGACATAATCAATAAAATATACCTAGAGAAagatattatttcttattattatttattggaaCTTGGAAGTAGGTAGGAAcatataaaaactcaaaaaatagtttgaaaaaaatcgataacgttatatttttatcttaagaactttattaatttttttccagaacTTTATAAATAACTGAATCAAAAGCTAAAAGTTTTAACaagtaaaaaaggtattttgagTTGCAAAAAGCAAATAGAGTCAGTTGAGGTAAGTGCGcgcacttttcactttaaggcgAAATTGTGAAGATTCTGTAAGAGATATTAGCATAATGTTTTTTAGATTTGATACATCTATACTTTGGgaacaagaaaacacaaaaaaaagttttttagtttaaatatttcatatgattaaaaacaaaaaccaaatgaaGTCAAAGTGCTCACTCTTGCCCCAAAGTCAGGGTAAGATCGCGCAAAATCTTGGGTAAGAGCACGCACATAATTTTAATAGGAATCTTGACAGTTTACGGCAACTAAAAACTAAATGTTATACttagttaaacaaaattttatttcaaaactttcaagttttcactaaaatgaatgaaaatgtaaaatgttaatgaaaaaacaaattaagttcaaatacaaaaacttaaactttatttataaaacaaaacaaacaaaaaaatatttcgaattaaattaGAAGATTACGGActttcttttttggaattcatgaataaaagccttcgtttttcaaaatttcgtgtttcaaatgtttctgtcctgttgaaaaaagaaaagttcaATATGGCGAGAAGTGCGCGTTCTTAACCACAAATGGAGATGGACTGCACGATTTTACCcacaaaggtactttttttgctatttaccaaatttataataaaatacaacaaaatctaacaaattttgaaCTTTAATCAAATATACATATGCACAATTCCAAAATATGTACTACTCTCGGTATATAATGCTCCCACGCTGACGCTACACACTTTTCccgcacaactttttttttttgttttttcaacccgcttttaaaataaaatggagctaAGCACACAATCGCGAAGGTCATCACTTATTGACGTCTTACTAAGCGCTGATTTACTCATTtttcgttttagttttttttggacACAACTTGAGAAATAAGCACTGGGCGCTCTTACCCACTGAGCGATCTActttgacggaacggacgcaacggattctatgggttgggcccttgaCTCTACGTGCGATTCATGTATTTTATTTCGTATTCTctatattttattgttatttcaaGTAAATTTGTTTTACCTTGTTTcacttcgaattttttttttataaattcattttcataAGCTGCTTGATCAGTTTGTTTGAAAACCTACATGTGCATTCGATATTTTTATGACTGCATTAAGTAGTTAGTAGCTACTCTTACCGGTATGACTAAATCGATAGTAGCTAAGGCTATTAAACCAATAAAACTACCTACAATGAATGAACACAAGCAAATTGAATGACCAGTGAATAGAGACAATCAAATTTGAACAAATTgttcaacaaaattaataaatcaaataatattatttaaccTTTATAGGGTCCTCGGGTCATTTTTGACccattttggcaaaaaaatcaagttttctcgaaaactaaattttttagaCATATAATATTTCATGACTTTTCCTAAAGTTGTGAGCTTAATATAATCaggaaataattttgttaaaatattttttattttgctacgTACAGATATTTTTACGTTCGCGGACCTCGGGTCATAATTGACCATACCGTAAACCGAACGTCAGCtgtattgttatttattttcagATTACTCAGTTTTTGTTGTGTGGCTGCATTATTTTACTTACGgtgcttttataaaaaaaatattgacagcTTGTGGCTAGCACATGCTTTTATTTGCAAGTTTGAAGTAGTTGGACTGTTTGAAAATGAGTGATAGTGAAAGTGATTTTTCTTTGAGATTTTCGGATGATGAAGAATCGTGTTCTGAGTTCGAAGATCATGTTGAGGAATCTAATTCATCTGATAACAGTTTTAGTGAGGGTGAGGATGCATCTGTTCCTGCCGAAACAATGATGTCAAAAAATGGCCTAAtaactttttcgaaaaaacccCTTGAGAATAGTGCTGGAAGAGTCTCGAGGGAAAACGTTATAAACTTGATGCCAGGGTTGACACGTTATTCGTCCTCAAGAATCACTGCAGAAGAAATCTCCAGCTTTGAATTATTTTTCCCCCCTCCTTTAGTACGTACTATATTATCGTACACAAACATTGAGGGTAAACGCGTATTTGATGAAGAATGGGCTGATATTGAACTATTTGCTTTCATTGGAATTCTTTTATTGGCTGGTGTTTTTCGATCCAATAATGAAAGCTCTGAAAGTTTATGGGACTCACAAAAAGGAAGGCCAATATTTGCAGCAACTATGTCACTGAAGACTTTCAAGAAAATATCTAGAGTTATCAGGTTTGACAACAGAGATACTCGAAGTGAACGGCGTTTGTTAGACAAATTTGCTCCTATACGTGAATTGTGGAATCAGTGATTTGAGATTTTACCGAAGCTTTACAACCCATCCGAAAATGTAACAATAGATGAACAGCTGGTAGCATTCAGAGGAAGATGTCCTTTCCGACAGTACATACCATCAAAGCCCGCGAAGTATGGAATCAAGTTTTGGGTACTTTGTGATTCTGCAACAAGCTATGCTTGGAATATTCAACCTTATACTGGTAAGGAAATCGGAAATACACCTGAAAGAAATCAAGGTATGCGTGTAGTCCTTGCTTTGGTTGTAGGGCTAAAGGGGCATAATCTTACGACTGATAACTTTTTCACATCTTATCAACTGGGACAAAAACTACTAGAGAAACAGATCACACTAGTTGGAACTATACGCAAAAACAAGCCCGAATTACCACCAGCAACAGTCAATATAAAAGGAAGACCAGTTTTGTCATCAAGTTTTGCTTTTACTAGGAATACTACTATTGTGTCTTATATCCCGAAGAAAAATAAATCTGTGAATCTTCTAAGTACATTTCATCATGACTCGAAAGTGAGTGATCGTGCAGATAAAAAGCCAGCAATAATTCTAGACTACAATAAATGTAAAGGCGGTGTAGATACATTGGACAAAGCAGTTAGTTGCTACACTTGCAAAAGAAAGACTAAGCGATGGCCTCAAGTGGTGTTCAGCAATATGGTCAATATAACTCAGCCGGAAAGCAGTACAGGAAGGAAAACAACCAAAAGGAGCCGATGtcaattatgtcaaaaaacagaTAATAAAACAGGTTTAGTTTGCGAcatttgtaataaatttatatgTAAAGCAGCATTCTAAAACCATCACTTTGTGTTCAAACTGTAAtaactaataataattttttcttccatcatacaatatgtatatatgtatatagatTTATAATAGTATAAATAGGATAAAAATGTACAAGAAACTTGTTTGTAGATGCAATAAAATCCcgtatatatattaaaaaaagtttgattttcattaaaaacatctaaaatattaaattataaaccaaAGCAGTAATtactaattaaatatttatcattcaCTCTGAAATAGCAGTAATGGGTCAAATTTGACCCGAAGCCCTCTTACGTTAGTAAGTTTGAGGACCTtatgaaggttaaaaaaaaatttaaaaaaaaaatcgaattatttttttttttcaaatttttacttatttttttacttaggtATAGATTTAGTGatggaactaatttttttttcaaaattataggtagatatttttgttttctagatGCAATACTCTTGTTAATTTCTagtcaaaaacagaaaaccggactCAAAACTGTCTTGTCcacggaaaataaaaaaaaaaacaaaaccacttATTCTAAAACAAAGCTTTTTTAGGGTTTTTATGTGGCTGGGCTAGTAGgtaatttatataaaactagctaacccccactcgcttcgctgagtgcacattaaaaaaaaatagaacctgtttcaaaataaattaaaaccgaaaaaaactggtttattgtaatgaacattaacaaatttattgtaatttaagcagttattggacattgttaatggaataatggcacttgattctgaaggccgaattacacttcaaaacaattcataagtgtatttccaagtattaaaacaaattacaaaaatcatgcttggctgagtgaacgtgcaataatggctggtacaaataaaaatgtgtctgaaatcaatgcaataattttaaacgatacactgagccaaaaaacaacgtaaaatcaatctaaaccactttgaatcaatggaaaatcactacatttttagcctaaagtggaaaatgattgaatcaaagtagcacactttaaatcaaagttgttcacacattaaatcaaagttgttcacacattaaatcaaagttgttcatacattaaaaaaaataaaaaaataaaactggcatccgctggggatcgaacctgctatacctgcgttgacaagcttgtgctttaccactgtgccatctcacttataaaaattgatgtgacaaactgtaagttaaGCACAGGacgattttttagaaaattaatgaatatatttttcaccattgattcaatgtagaacggattaaaaattactatgcgttttttctctgggtgtataaatgcacaatttttTGCCTACAAATCGGTTGACCCTATCACAAAAATGAATGCAATGTATCAAATTGAATTCATTGGGTATACCAGGACTGCCTTAACATCATTTAGCTCGGAAAGAAGTAGCGCCCATTATTATGCTTCGGAACATACAGCCACCTAAACTTTGCAATGTACAAAACTTGTCTTGAAGAAGTTAATGGCAAATCTAATTGAAGCtaccattttttgtgaaaaactcaAAGGCGAAGATGTGTTGATTCGTCAAGGTCCAATGATTCTGTCAGATTACCCATTTGAATTCAAGCGTCTTCAATTTTCTGTAACATTGGCATTTACCTACTATAACCATAAATAAGgcacaaggtctatctttaaaaatatgtggtaTTAATTTAGAGAATCCTGTTTTTTCTCATGGTCAACCTTATGTTGACTGTTTGCGGGTAAGAAAACCATCTGCtctatttacatatataaaagatggaaaaacaaaaagtggtgtgtatcaaaaagccttgccatatttttatttttggcttatattaaaattatataaatgcttttttagaaaaattttcgtctaagagccaatttttcaatcctctaataaacagtcagttaactgttcgacgaataaagttattaggctcataaacaatcagataaaaacattgaatttttcaatcaagaataatttattctacagaataacaaaaaaaaattgtcaaattcaaaaatatttaaaattaaacgtcatttttattcatgattgtttttgttttcttgtgttccactgtatttttttcaaaattctttcaaaacagctttgacaactgacacaatatttttgttgagattattccttagaataatttttattcgtcactgaaagaagcagatagttttattcataggaataaggtatatctgcttgttgaaaaattgattttttctctatccttaggaataactactaactgactgtttaactgactattgaaaaattggccctaaatcaaataagattaaaaaaaaacggttctatggcaggtaccgttaataatgattttcaaaataaaatttttttttgaaaaatagacctttttgtaaaacttttatttgattttttttaacaaaatcgttggagccgttttcgagatatttcaattttactaaaatcggtatatgacaagtaccgtttttttggtcaaaaaaaattaattcccaaaaccctctggagagtcgccaaataacgctacataccaagttttacataaatcggttcatccgtttaggctgtagcttcgtttacagacagacagacggacttccgggacccacttctttggcattctctatcatcgtaatgtcagggggaaaaatgttatctcaactttttttgtaggaatgcaaaacttgatatatagtacctatatcgcaagtaaaaataaaattgtttggtgCATGCtggtgaatttttaaagtttttgtcgaaatgtcttaaattttttttgtcctattTACCTGCgcgtgaattccataggaaacgtct encodes:
- the LOC129920290 gene encoding uncharacterized protein LOC129920290, with amino-acid sequence MRVVLALVVGLKGHNLTTDNFFTSYQLGQKLLEKQITLVGTIRKNKPELPPATVNIKGRPVLSSSFAFTRNTTIVSYIPKKNKSVNLLSTFHHDSKVSDRADKKPAIILDYNKCKGGVDTLDKAVSCYTCKRKTKRWPQVVFSNMVNITQPESSTGRKTTKRSRCQLCQKTDNKTGLVCDICNKFICKAAF